A window from Nitrospirota bacterium encodes these proteins:
- a CDS encoding glycosyltransferase: protein MIAYFFPPVGGIGAAGSQRVLKFAKYLPKYAWQPIILSVKEQCYEPYLSTDPSLLSKVSPGTPVVRTPIIRWLTRILELKGKLRRPVAVGSPCAEAPPVPPQSVMRSSRGGWYQRVKDGITDLFEIPDEEMGWILPATFAGLAAYRRHRYDAIFSTGRPWSAHVIGLLLKRITGKSLVVDFRDPWMTNPFRLPYSRLKDTLEGFLERKVIEGADLVIANTKELQAEFMRRFPSQPCTKFAVLLNGFDPDDYGPSKEGQSNESGESFVVAHTGFLYGRRDPLPFLKAVKKLISRSEIDRKHLTVNLVGTVELPYNLPEFLVAHGLDDIVMLHNHVPFQESLDHMRRASVLLLLQPGTTTQVPSKLFEYIGMKKPILAISPKSGATSRIVSEEGLGETADPDDVEEIALALERLYKRWKAKERPDFTYEAAYRKYNVQFMTEQLASLLPQ from the coding sequence ATGATCGCTTACTTTTTCCCGCCCGTTGGAGGGATCGGCGCAGCCGGCTCCCAACGTGTCCTCAAGTTCGCCAAATACCTGCCGAAGTATGCATGGCAACCGATCATTCTTTCCGTCAAAGAGCAGTGTTACGAGCCGTATTTATCGACAGATCCGTCGCTACTCTCGAAAGTTTCTCCTGGAACCCCGGTGGTTCGGACGCCCATCATCCGGTGGCTGACCCGCATCCTCGAACTGAAAGGCAAACTGAGACGACCGGTTGCGGTAGGATCGCCTTGTGCTGAAGCGCCTCCGGTGCCTCCTCAGAGTGTGATGCGTTCTTCCCGGGGCGGATGGTACCAGCGGGTCAAAGACGGCATCACGGACTTATTCGAAATCCCCGACGAGGAAATGGGGTGGATCCTTCCCGCGACCTTCGCCGGCTTGGCGGCCTACAGGCGTCATCGCTACGATGCGATCTTTTCGACCGGTCGCCCATGGAGCGCCCATGTGATCGGTCTTCTCCTCAAGCGAATCACCGGTAAGTCCCTCGTCGTGGATTTCCGCGATCCCTGGATGACGAATCCGTTTAGATTACCTTATTCTCGACTGAAAGATACTCTGGAAGGATTCCTTGAGCGTAAGGTTATCGAAGGTGCTGATCTCGTCATCGCCAACACAAAGGAATTGCAAGCTGAATTCATGCGGCGTTTTCCGAGTCAGCCATGTACCAAGTTTGCCGTCCTCTTGAACGGATTTGATCCGGACGATTATGGACCATCGAAAGAAGGACAGTCTAATGAGAGTGGAGAGAGCTTTGTCGTCGCCCATACCGGCTTCTTGTACGGACGGAGAGATCCATTACCATTTTTAAAGGCTGTCAAGAAACTCATTAGCCGATCGGAAATAGATCGCAAACATCTGACGGTCAACCTTGTCGGCACTGTGGAGTTGCCGTATAACTTGCCGGAGTTCCTCGTCGCCCACGGCCTGGATGACATCGTAATGCTTCACAATCACGTTCCTTTTCAGGAAAGCTTGGACCACATGCGTCGCGCGTCCGTTCTGCTGTTACTCCAACCTGGAACCACAACGCAAGTGCCGTCCAAGCTGTTCGAATACATCGGCATGAAAAAACCGATATTGGCGATCTCACCCAAGTCCGGTGCCACGAGTAGAATTGTATCCGAGGAAGGACTGGGCGAAACTGCCGATCCGGACGACGTCGAGGAGATCGCACTCGCATTGGAAAGACTCTACAAGCGCTGGAAGGCCAAGGAACGCCCCGATTTCACTTACGAGGCGGCATATCGGAAGTACAACGTACAATTTATGACGGAACAACTGGCCTCGCTGCTGCCTCAATGA
- a CDS encoding glycosyltransferase, whose translation MAIRPRVSVIIPAHNEAAHLPALLDSLASLKFPKDQMEVIVVDHESTDDTGRIAEHAGATVVRKHGGTISSVRNAGAKAAGGEILAFLDADCTVDEEWLAHAMPHFEDVAVGAVGSYHLVPLQPPTWVRRILQKQIQARPCIAEATWLPSGNMFVRQSAFWECGGFDEALLTCEDVDLCYRLARQYKIVADSRIRCWHHGEPQTLWEVFRKELWRGRDNFAGAFRHGLRPSELPSLVVPIYVVCAFLGVLTSPLVWAVDHYAAWWWLAGSTAALGGPILALSALLSARAESARYVFHFAAYFLVYFLARGLGPIHAWRNI comes from the coding sequence ATGGCCATTCGTCCTCGTGTGTCAGTGATCATTCCTGCACACAACGAAGCAGCACATCTCCCCGCGCTGTTAGATTCGCTTGCTTCGCTCAAGTTCCCCAAAGACCAGATGGAAGTGATCGTCGTCGACCACGAATCCACGGATGACACCGGTCGGATCGCAGAACACGCCGGCGCCACCGTCGTTCGAAAACACGGCGGAACTATCTCCAGCGTCCGCAATGCCGGAGCGAAGGCCGCCGGCGGTGAGATTTTGGCCTTCCTCGACGCCGACTGCACAGTCGATGAGGAGTGGCTTGCCCACGCGATGCCGCATTTTGAAGACGTCGCAGTAGGCGCGGTCGGTAGTTATCATCTCGTGCCCTTGCAACCTCCGACCTGGGTTCGGAGGATCTTACAAAAACAGATTCAGGCCCGTCCGTGTATTGCCGAAGCGACCTGGCTTCCGTCCGGAAACATGTTCGTCCGCCAGAGCGCTTTCTGGGAATGCGGCGGCTTCGACGAAGCGCTCCTGACATGTGAGGACGTGGATCTCTGCTATCGCTTGGCCAGGCAGTACAAGATCGTTGCGGACTCCCGCATTCGGTGCTGGCACCATGGCGAGCCCCAAACGCTGTGGGAAGTGTTTCGGAAGGAGTTATGGAGAGGACGAGACAACTTCGCCGGGGCCTTCCGGCACGGACTGAGACCGTCAGAACTGCCGAGCTTGGTGGTGCCCATCTACGTGGTGTGTGCGTTCCTCGGCGTCCTCACGAGCCCGCTCGTCTGGGCGGTCGATCATTACGCCGCATGGTGGTGGCTCGCCGGATCAACGGCTGCTCTCGGCGGCCCGATTCTCGCTTTATCAGCGCTTCTCAGCGCGAGAGCCGAGTCAGCGCGCTATGTCTTCCATTTTGCCGCCTATTTCCTGGTGTATTTCTTGGCCCGCGGTCTGGGGCCGATCCATGCGTGGCGCAATATCTGA
- a CDS encoding class I SAM-dependent methyltransferase, with product MSHREKEHTSLQSRHEVERRFHDEKAASHHHHHHGHDSNGHNFYARGGMDPVWDAYLRSVGALDGRRVLDFGCGEGWSTIAYCKRGAMVYCFDISPESIRNLVREAETAGVAGRIRPAVMAAEDLGYPSKTFDLVLGVSILHHTDVSCVGREIARVLKSGGRALFIEPLAHNIFLRIFRRLTPHRRTPTEQPMTVRQITDFIRAFRFGEYRGHQFLSIFPQGLFWLTGSEWLLRNALRVTDRLDRWILSAFPFLQRYCWAAIIEVRN from the coding sequence ATGTCTCACAGAGAGAAGGAACACACTTCGCTTCAATCGCGGCACGAAGTCGAGCGCCGATTCCACGATGAAAAGGCCGCTTCGCACCATCATCATCACCACGGCCACGATTCGAACGGACATAACTTCTATGCGAGGGGCGGCATGGACCCTGTTTGGGACGCGTACTTGCGTTCAGTCGGAGCGCTCGACGGCAGGAGGGTCCTGGACTTCGGATGTGGAGAAGGTTGGAGCACCATCGCGTACTGCAAACGCGGCGCGATGGTCTATTGTTTCGACATTTCCCCCGAGAGTATTCGCAACCTTGTGCGCGAGGCTGAAACCGCCGGCGTCGCCGGACGGATCCGTCCCGCCGTGATGGCTGCCGAAGACCTGGGCTATCCGAGCAAGACGTTCGACCTGGTTTTGGGAGTCTCCATCCTTCATCACACGGACGTGAGCTGTGTAGGTCGTGAGATTGCCCGCGTCCTGAAGTCCGGCGGTCGTGCCCTATTCATTGAGCCGCTCGCGCACAATATCTTTTTGCGAATATTTCGACGGCTGACCCCGCATAGACGGACTCCCACGGAGCAACCGATGACGGTCAGGCAGATCACGGACTTCATACGCGCATTCCGTTTCGGGGAGTATCGCGGCCACCAATTCCTATCCATTTTCCCGCAAGGATTGTTTTGGCTGACGGGGAGCGAATGGCTCCTCCGCAATGCTCTACGCGTGACGGACCGATTGGATCGTTGGATCCTGTCGGCCTTCCCATTTCTCCAGCGGTATTGTTGGGCAGCTATTATCGAGGTGCGCAACTGA
- a CDS encoding serine O-acetyltransferase gives MIRADLARFQEDKGGLRNIVRGFASQGFLAILVYRFFRWFHERGIPTQPFRFLVERLVEITTGISIPVEAQIGKGLRIHHFGGVILHPEVVIGEHCTLYHDVTLGDRGGWGGAPRVGNNVLIGAGAKVLGSIDVGDRSVIGANAVVLASVPPDSLAVGVPAVCKPGRSSSRSGRM, from the coding sequence ATGATCCGAGCCGATCTTGCCCGCTTTCAGGAGGACAAGGGCGGCCTCAGGAACATCGTCAGAGGCTTTGCTTCACAGGGATTTCTCGCGATCTTGGTCTATCGGTTCTTTCGATGGTTTCACGAGCGCGGCATTCCGACCCAGCCGTTTCGGTTCCTGGTTGAACGATTGGTGGAAATTACGACGGGTATCTCCATCCCCGTGGAGGCGCAAATCGGAAAGGGCCTGCGCATCCACCATTTTGGGGGGGTCATCCTGCATCCGGAGGTCGTGATCGGGGAACACTGTACGCTGTACCATGATGTGACCTTGGGCGATCGCGGCGGATGGGGCGGCGCGCCTCGCGTGGGGAACAATGTCCTGATCGGCGCAGGAGCCAAGGTTCTTGGGAGCATCGACGTTGGAGATCGGAGTGTGATCGGGGCCAACGCGGTCGTGCTGGCTTCCGTCCCTCCCGACTCGCTCGCGGTAGGCGTCCCTGCAGTCTGCAAACCCGGACGGTCGTCGTCTCGATCCGGCCGAATGTAA
- a CDS encoding formyltransferase family protein, whose translation MTIVILCGYPNSQYARDILRALNSRGLRGVHVVAASGASGQRSARKLWRTHGFALPLVAARWVARRLLTALHAPLNATQHHAPTLESETTAQGGRFLVVQDVNSEETRRALSDLNVDLMILGGAPIVKAPILQVPRIGTLNAHQGALPQLRGMNVIEWALLEGIPPTITVHFVDPGVDTGDIVAMERIPIHPGDTLVSVRATASRVQSELLARTACEADHGFLPRRSQRREDGKQYYAMHPRLKVCAEARLPLFALGTA comes from the coding sequence ATGACCATCGTCATTCTGTGCGGATACCCCAATAGTCAATACGCCAGGGATATTCTAAGGGCGCTGAATAGCCGGGGACTCCGGGGAGTGCACGTCGTCGCAGCGAGCGGCGCGTCCGGTCAGCGATCGGCCCGAAAGCTCTGGAGGACCCACGGGTTCGCCCTTCCTCTCGTAGCGGCTCGCTGGGTCGCCCGCCGTCTTCTGACCGCGCTTCATGCTCCGCTGAATGCGACGCAACATCATGCCCCGACCCTCGAGTCCGAGACGACAGCCCAGGGCGGGCGGTTTCTCGTCGTTCAGGATGTCAACAGCGAGGAGACCCGACGCGCGCTGAGCGACCTCAACGTCGATCTGATGATTCTCGGCGGCGCGCCGATCGTCAAAGCTCCTATCCTTCAGGTGCCCCGCATCGGAACTCTCAATGCGCACCAGGGCGCGCTCCCTCAATTACGCGGCATGAACGTCATCGAATGGGCGCTCCTTGAAGGGATCCCCCCCACCATTACGGTGCATTTCGTCGATCCCGGCGTCGATACTGGAGATATCGTCGCGATGGAGCGTATCCCGATTCATCCCGGCGATACGCTCGTCTCCGTCCGAGCTACTGCGAGCCGGGTACAGAGCGAGCTGCTCGCGCGAACGGCTTGCGAAGCCGATCATGGCTTCCTGCCGAGACGATCACAGCGCCGAGAAGACGGCAAGCAATATTACGCCATGCATCCTCGGTTGAAGGTTTGTGCCGAAGCTCGCCTGCCTCTGTTTGCCCTAGGCACTGCATGA
- a CDS encoding glycosyltransferase family 2 protein, translating to MTTMAVIAAWTAFGLVGYVYVGYPLALWCLARLRPRAVSSSDTTPSVTLLISAYNEEHAIGPKLENTLRLDYPKEKLQIIVISDASTDGTDWIVRSFEDRGVTLLRMLSRGGKTVGLNAALTLATGDVVVFSDANILYQTDTLRNLVRGFADPSVGCVTGDSRYLEETQSAADAQENAYWGYERMIRLWESQVGSTVGGDGAIFAIRRQLYTPLAPEAINDLVIPLQIVAKGYRAIYEPTAVGYEPAAGDFRKEFRRKRRIVNRSWRGVMSVADVLKPWRVGLFAWQVWSHKVLRWLVLPLIMIAVVGCLVAAQDGWAYRVGLLGFALSVGLAGVGAVVPDRGGIGTRVAHGMFYFYLVNLAAVLGIARALRGDVEMVWAPERR from the coding sequence ATGACGACAATGGCGGTCATCGCGGCATGGACGGCTTTCGGTCTGGTGGGCTATGTCTACGTCGGGTATCCCTTGGCGCTATGGTGCCTGGCCCGCCTCAGACCGCGCGCCGTGTCTTCGAGCGACACGACGCCGTCGGTCACGCTTTTGATCTCCGCGTACAACGAGGAGCATGCGATCGGACCAAAGTTGGAGAACACCCTTCGTCTGGATTATCCGAAGGAGAAACTCCAGATCATCGTCATTTCCGACGCCTCGACGGACGGCACCGATTGGATCGTGCGCTCGTTCGAAGACCGAGGCGTGACCTTGCTGAGAATGCTCTCGAGGGGAGGGAAAACGGTCGGGCTCAATGCCGCCTTGACTCTGGCCACGGGAGATGTGGTCGTGTTCAGCGATGCGAATATCCTGTATCAAACCGACACGCTTCGGAATTTGGTCAGAGGTTTCGCGGACCCAAGCGTCGGATGTGTGACCGGCGATTCACGCTATCTCGAGGAGACACAATCCGCGGCGGACGCGCAGGAGAACGCCTACTGGGGCTACGAACGGATGATTCGGTTATGGGAAAGCCAAGTCGGCAGCACCGTGGGAGGAGACGGCGCCATCTTTGCCATCCGCAGGCAGCTCTATACCCCCTTGGCCCCGGAGGCTATCAATGATCTGGTCATTCCGCTTCAGATTGTCGCCAAGGGCTATCGCGCGATTTACGAGCCGACGGCCGTGGGCTATGAACCGGCGGCGGGAGACTTTCGGAAGGAGTTCCGCCGAAAGCGACGGATCGTCAACCGGAGTTGGCGGGGAGTCATGAGTGTCGCCGATGTGCTCAAGCCGTGGCGCGTGGGTCTCTTCGCCTGGCAAGTCTGGTCCCATAAAGTCCTCCGCTGGTTGGTTCTCCCCCTGATCATGATCGCGGTGGTCGGATGTCTGGTTGCGGCGCAGGATGGATGGGCGTACCGAGTCGGCCTGTTGGGGTTTGCTTTGAGCGTCGGACTGGCCGGCGTGGGAGCGGTCGTCCCGGATCGAGGCGGCATCGGCACTCGAGTCGCCCATGGCATGTTTTATTTCTACCTGGTCAATCTGGCCGCCGTCCTCGGAATAGCCCGCGCCCTCCGCGGGGATGTCGAAATGGTTTGGGCTCCCGAGCGACGCTAG
- the asnB gene encoding asparagine synthase (glutamine-hydrolyzing): MCGIVGLYNWNEPTEAVGDHLKRMCQSITHRGPDDEGVFLSRGIGLGMRRLSIIDVAGGHQPISNEDGTVTVVFNGEIYNYRELRENLSRRGHRFRTQTDTEVIVHAYEEDGQDCVKQFNGIFAFALWDARAGRLVVARDRMGVKPLYYTRTPRGFALASEIKALLTVPGVPRVIDPEAAAQFFRLGFVTPPRTLFGGIHKLPAGWRLVAERGTFQLQKYWDLDFVRPALVPSFEECCEELRAVLREAVTSQMVSDVPLGAFLSGGVDSTAVVAFMRQAATHGVRTYSIGFDAQYVYHNEAPFAEAAARALGTVHKTLIVRPHVADLLPSLVEKLDEPLTDTSFLLSYLVSELAHHDVKVALSGLGGDELFGGYRRYLAPSLNRLIDWIPVNVRGSIGKLFDHRLHADRGTVWGNLGRYGKAWGRALALPMAQQYVGLLSVLSVELVDDLLSRRTPGHDPGGDLGEFYNRAGAEASLDRLMYVDAKTVLPESLLLLTDKMGMANSLEVRVPFLDNRVVDFVRRVPAHYRVRGWTLKRLLKAALRGIVPDFVLDRSKRGFGGPMGAWLRTDLRPLIAQLLARDRLKRDGILNGDVVASVIAAHDAGKEDHTEAILACLVFELWRERFKVALP; the protein is encoded by the coding sequence ATGTGCGGGATCGTCGGTCTCTACAACTGGAACGAGCCAACTGAGGCGGTCGGCGATCACCTGAAGCGGATGTGTCAGAGCATCACGCACCGGGGGCCGGACGACGAGGGGGTTTTCCTTTCCCGAGGGATCGGCCTCGGTATGCGACGTCTGAGTATCATCGATGTCGCGGGCGGGCATCAGCCGATCTCCAATGAAGACGGCACGGTCACGGTCGTCTTCAACGGCGAGATTTACAATTACCGCGAGCTTCGCGAGAACTTGAGCCGGCGCGGTCATCGCTTTCGGACACAGACCGACACCGAAGTGATCGTTCACGCGTATGAAGAGGATGGTCAGGATTGCGTCAAGCAATTCAACGGCATTTTCGCCTTCGCCTTGTGGGATGCGCGGGCCGGACGACTCGTCGTCGCCCGAGACCGGATGGGGGTCAAACCTCTCTACTACACCCGCACGCCGCGAGGATTCGCCCTGGCCTCCGAGATCAAAGCACTGCTGACGGTTCCCGGAGTCCCGCGGGTCATCGACCCGGAGGCGGCTGCTCAATTCTTTCGCCTGGGATTCGTCACCCCCCCGCGCACCCTTTTCGGCGGGATCCACAAGTTGCCGGCCGGTTGGCGATTGGTCGCCGAGCGCGGAACGTTTCAATTGCAGAAGTACTGGGATCTGGACTTTGTCCGCCCCGCTCTCGTGCCGAGCTTCGAGGAGTGCTGCGAGGAACTGCGGGCGGTCTTGCGGGAGGCGGTCACGAGCCAGATGGTCAGCGACGTGCCGCTGGGCGCGTTTCTCAGCGGCGGGGTCGATTCGACCGCCGTGGTCGCCTTCATGCGGCAAGCAGCGACCCACGGCGTCAGGACTTATAGCATCGGGTTCGACGCGCAATATGTCTATCACAACGAAGCCCCGTTCGCGGAAGCGGCAGCACGGGCGTTGGGGACGGTACACAAGACGTTGATTGTTCGTCCCCATGTCGCGGACCTCTTGCCCAGTCTCGTCGAGAAACTGGATGAACCGTTGACCGACACCTCGTTCCTTCTTTCTTACCTGGTCAGCGAACTCGCTCATCACGACGTCAAAGTCGCACTGTCCGGGTTGGGCGGAGACGAGTTGTTCGGAGGCTACCGTCGCTATCTCGCTCCGTCGTTGAACCGCTTGATTGACTGGATCCCGGTGAACGTCAGGGGATCGATCGGGAAGCTGTTCGACCACCGGCTTCACGCAGACCGCGGGACGGTCTGGGGCAATCTCGGTCGCTACGGAAAGGCGTGGGGACGAGCCTTAGCCCTTCCTATGGCACAGCAGTATGTCGGACTCCTCTCCGTGCTTTCAGTCGAGTTGGTCGACGACCTGCTGAGCCGTCGGACGCCAGGTCACGATCCTGGCGGCGATTTGGGCGAGTTCTATAATCGGGCGGGAGCCGAGGCCTCGCTGGATCGTTTGATGTACGTCGATGCGAAAACCGTCCTTCCGGAGAGCCTGCTTCTGCTCACCGACAAGATGGGGATGGCGAACTCTCTCGAGGTCCGAGTGCCCTTCCTTGACAACCGGGTCGTTGATTTCGTCCGCCGCGTTCCCGCCCATTACCGCGTGCGGGGATGGACCTTGAAACGTCTGCTGAAAGCCGCGCTCAGGGGCATCGTTCCGGACTTTGTCCTCGACCGCTCCAAGCGTGGGTTCGGCGGGCCGATGGGAGCGTGGCTTCGGACGGACCTTCGGCCGTTGATCGCCCAGTTGCTCGCGAGAGACCGTTTGAAGCGCGACGGCATTCTGAACGGCGACGTCGTCGCTTCCGTGATCGCGGCCCATGATGCGGGAAAAGAGGACCATACCGAGGCGATCCTGGCGTGTTTGGTCTTCGAGCTCTGGCGCGAACGGTTCAAAGTGGCGCTCCCATGA
- a CDS encoding FemAB family XrtA/PEP-CTERM system-associated protein, translating into MISSSTTEIVFCGPSHQPLWDGYVQQSAAATISHQFAWQSVIRDTYDHQTPYLMAKEGETVKGIFPLVMVRGFFDASLTSMPFMDYGGICADDQETAQALLDHAMRLMRERRCRALEIRQALPLVHVGTLRSDKASMLLDLSGGIDTLWRSLPAKVRNQVRKAEKSGLTTIMGGLELLDEFYKVFAVNMRDLGSPVHSRTFFRRMGTALGPQMRVILVRHGQHTVGGGVCLFFKDTMLVPWASSLREHFAKCPNNLLYWEAIQHGCKHGYRTFDFGRSSVGSGTFEFKKQWGARPLTLPWRLLTQDGGSGSTLSASDVKYRLLAEIWRRLPVSVSRVLGPRIRKHLTN; encoded by the coding sequence ATGATCTCATCTTCGACAACGGAGATTGTCTTCTGCGGCCCGAGTCATCAGCCGTTGTGGGACGGTTACGTTCAGCAGTCGGCCGCAGCAACCATCAGCCATCAGTTCGCCTGGCAATCCGTCATCAGGGACACCTACGACCATCAGACTCCCTACCTCATGGCCAAAGAGGGCGAAACCGTAAAAGGGATCTTCCCCCTTGTCATGGTGAGAGGTTTCTTCGACGCCTCCCTGACTTCGATGCCGTTTATGGATTACGGCGGTATCTGCGCCGATGATCAGGAGACCGCGCAGGCATTGCTCGATCATGCGATGCGCCTCATGCGCGAGCGGCGATGTCGGGCGCTGGAGATTCGGCAAGCGCTTCCGTTGGTTCACGTCGGCACCCTGCGCTCGGACAAGGCGAGCATGTTGTTGGACCTGTCCGGCGGTATCGACACGCTCTGGCGGTCGTTGCCTGCCAAGGTTCGCAATCAGGTGCGCAAGGCCGAAAAGTCCGGGCTCACCACGATCATGGGCGGGCTTGAACTGCTGGACGAGTTCTACAAGGTCTTTGCCGTCAACATGCGCGATCTCGGCTCGCCGGTTCATTCCCGGACCTTTTTTCGACGGATGGGAACGGCACTGGGTCCCCAGATGCGCGTGATTCTCGTTCGCCACGGGCAGCACACCGTGGGAGGTGGAGTCTGTCTGTTTTTCAAGGACACGATGCTCGTCCCGTGGGCTTCTTCGCTGAGGGAACACTTCGCCAAATGCCCGAACAATCTCCTGTATTGGGAGGCCATTCAACATGGATGCAAGCACGGATACCGGACGTTCGACTTCGGTCGATCCTCTGTGGGCTCTGGGACGTTCGAGTTCAAGAAACAGTGGGGCGCCCGGCCTCTAACACTCCCTTGGCGACTGCTGACGCAGGACGGCGGATCCGGTTCAACGCTGTCAGCCAGTGACGTGAAATACCGCTTGCTTGCAGAAATCTGGCGCAGACTGCCGGTGAGCGTCTCGAGAGTTCTTGGACCGCGTATTCGCAAACACCTCACAAACTAA
- the wecB gene encoding UDP-N-acetylglucosamine 2-epimerase (non-hydrolyzing), producing MKILSVVGARPNFMKIAPLIREMRKHRQITPILVHTGQHYDIQMAGRFFQDLGIPDPDVCLEVGSGSHAYQTAEVMKRLEPVIERERPDLVAVVGDVNSTMAAALAAVKLLIPVAHIEAGLRSFDRTMPEEINRVVTDAVADFLFVTEESGVQNLLAEGVDKNKIFLVGNVMIDSLEASRRLWSRSDIRAQLRLTARDYGVVTLHRPSNVDHPETLRRILDALKKIGQSLPIIFPIHPRTRKTLEHSGAVGYGLRLDASAVTANAVYGLDPLGYLDFMALVAGARLVLTDSGGIQEETTALGIPCLTIRENTERPVTVTHGTNRLVGASPDKIVYETERVLASPYPKPSPPPLWDGHASERIVSILLRHLDPQGGGSHTPGHSAIPRRPPGLAASEDSPGTNGTGRRPTPSPEP from the coding sequence ATGAAGATTCTTTCCGTCGTCGGCGCCCGTCCGAACTTCATGAAAATCGCGCCGTTGATCCGCGAGATGCGGAAGCATCGGCAGATTACGCCGATATTGGTGCATACGGGGCAGCACTACGACATCCAAATGGCGGGCCGGTTTTTTCAGGACCTGGGAATCCCTGATCCTGATGTGTGCCTCGAAGTGGGATCGGGGTCCCACGCCTATCAAACCGCGGAGGTCATGAAACGGCTGGAGCCGGTGATCGAGCGGGAACGACCGGACCTCGTGGCGGTGGTCGGGGACGTCAATTCCACCATGGCGGCCGCGCTGGCGGCCGTGAAGCTTTTGATTCCCGTGGCCCATATCGAAGCCGGCCTGCGCAGTTTCGACCGCACGATGCCGGAAGAGATCAATCGGGTGGTGACCGATGCGGTCGCCGACTTCCTGTTTGTCACGGAGGAGAGCGGCGTGCAGAATCTCCTCGCCGAGGGGGTGGACAAGAACAAGATCTTCCTGGTCGGCAACGTCATGATCGATTCGTTAGAGGCTTCGCGCCGACTCTGGAGTCGATCGGACATCCGCGCGCAATTGAGGCTGACGGCTCGTGACTACGGGGTGGTGACGCTGCACCGGCCCTCCAATGTCGATCATCCCGAGACGCTTCGCCGCATCCTCGACGCGCTCAAGAAGATCGGGCAGTCGTTGCCGATCATTTTCCCCATCCATCCGCGCACGAGGAAAACGCTCGAACACTCCGGCGCCGTCGGTTACGGCCTCCGGCTTGACGCGTCTGCCGTAACGGCCAACGCGGTCTATGGCCTGGATCCGTTAGGGTATTTGGACTTCATGGCCTTGGTCGCCGGAGCACGGCTGGTGCTGACGGATTCCGGCGGCATTCAGGAAGAAACGACCGCGCTCGGCATCCCGTGCCTCACCATTCGAGAAAACACGGAGCGTCCGGTGACCGTGACTCATGGCACCAATCGGCTGGTCGGGGCCTCTCCGGACAAAATCGTCTACGAGACCGAGCGCGTCCTGGCGAGCCCGTATCCGAAGCCGTCGCCACCGCCCTTGTGGGATGGACACGCCTCCGAGCGGATCGTTTCGATCTTGCTCCGGCATCTGGACCCTCAAGGCGGGGGCTCCCACACTCCCGGTCATTCCGCGATCCCGCGCAGGCCTCCCGGCCTAGCAGCGTCCGAAGATTCTCCCGGGACCAACGGAACCGGACGAAGACCGACGCCCTCGCCGGAGCCATGA